The Scyliorhinus canicula chromosome 17, sScyCan1.1, whole genome shotgun sequence DNA window ccaaagatgtgcaggttaggtggattggccacgctaaattgccccataattggaaaagaaaataattgagtattctaaatttatcaaaaaactttttaaaaagattcagtgagtgggcaaaaatttagTAGCTGGAAAATAATGTAGAAAAAtgcgaagttatgcactttggtcaaaagaataaaggagttgaatattatttaaacagagaaagactgcagaaagctgcagcacagagggacttgggagttctcaCGCATAACTCGCAAAAATCTAGTTTGCAATTACAGCAGATCAAAGGGAGGGCaaatggcctttatttcaaagggaatagagtataaaaatgGGAAAGGCATGTTAAAACTAAAACTCTGCACTGGGTCCTGTAGTTCTAGGTCAGTAGCAAATGTTGAAATGTTTGCTCCACACCCACAGGGTTTCATCTGTTTGAAGCCACAGACAGAAAGGTCCAGTTTTCTTCCGGAGTTTGAGACAAAGCAGCTTTCAAACTGATACAGGGCCTCAGCCAATGAGGGAGATCCGGggtcagccccgcccctcattcactccgaacCAGCCGTTCCCGCTCGGGCCTCCAGTCCCGCcttcctcttcctattggtcggagctgccgtcaatcacgcCCGAGGTATTGTGATGTGGGGCATGCGCCATGCGGTCTCGACCCCAGGATTCCAGTGCGCAGGCGCAGTCAAAGTGTGGAGCATGCGCATTGTGATTGGTGGTTTGGGCCCTTGTTTGTCCCGGAGAAGCGGAGTCAGCGTCAggcggtgggtgggaggatttggaaacactttgtgggtccgcaaacccttcaccatcttctccctccctcccgggaacaggcccaggttaacgggcaccatcctgcttcacacactggagggtggttcacatcacaggatgggggaggggggataataaataagagctgacactttgcacccaaatcaatgaggactctgatttctggcaaggaaggaaaccctggcaggtgggcggggaggattcacaaacacccgctggaggccccaccccccctcccccaataagacccattggttttattgtcagtctgcagacaggagctggagaactgaacccaggcagaggagagggagggagaaaactgggagtggaggaaagaaatggtgcagatggtgagatgggtttgcatTTCagtccagggaggagggagagtgtgtggggcggGGATTTATAGCTTTGGGGAGGGACAAGAGAGGGAAAAaattgttccagagaaactagaattgtctgttcagagtTTCTACCTTGGATTTGTAAATTGATGATTTTGTAAACTCTTTTTACAGGATATTGTTGATCGTCACATCAAGATCTCCCAGGGCCACTTGATTCACCGGGACTGGGATTTCATCGACTTTTGAGTGTGGAAGGAAAACTGTGTGTCTGATCTGTGTGTGGGAGAACATCTCAAACATCCATGTGACTGGAGaaacagagtcacacacacactgagagggaTAATAGCAGTGCCCTGACAGTGTAAAGAATTTTAACTAGTTGGACAGCTTGAAAAAGCACACCGTGTTTGCAGTTGGAAGAACCCGTACACGTGGTCTGCGTGAGTTGAGGCTTTAACTGATCATCCTGGAGAAACGCATGGATACCGGCAatgtggagaaaccatggaaatgtggggactgtggtaaaggattcaattatccatcGCAACTGGAAatccatcgacgcagtcacactggagagaggccgttcacctgctctgtatgtgggaagggatttaatcaGGCATTCACCCTAACTgcgcaccagcgaattcacactgaggagaagccGTTCAGCTGCCCTTCCTGTGGAAAGCGATTCAGGCAGTCTTCTACCCTCACtgcacaccagcgacttcacaccggggaaaggccattcacctgctctgtgtgcgaAGAGGGATTCACTTATTTAGCTAGCCTTCGATCACACCGACGAATTCACACCGAGGAGAAGCCCTTCGTCTGCATTTCTTGTGGAAAGAGTTTCCGGCAGTCGGGCACCCTCACTGCACACcgacgacttcacactggggagacacCGTTCAGCTGCACTTGCTGTGGAAAGCGGTTTAAGCGTTCGGGCGACCTCGcagcacaccagcgagttcacaccggagagaggccattcacctgctccgagtgtgggaagggattcattcagtcatcccacctgctgacacaccagagaattcacactgaggagagaccgttcaacTGCACTTGCTGTGGAAAGAGGTTTAAGCGTCCAGCGGACCTCGATGTACacaagcgagttcacactggtgagaggccgttcacctgctctgagtgtgggaagggattcaccaatgcatccattcttctgcagcaccagcgaattcacactgagaagaagccattcacctgcacttCTTGCGGGAAGAGTTTCAGGCAGTCATCCAATCTCACTGCCCATAAGcgcattcacagtggggagagatcgttcacctgctctgtgtgtgggaagggattcgctcattCTGCCGGCCTGCTGTTACATAAACgcactcacaccggggagaagccattcacctgctctgtgtgtgggaagggattcactcagtctggCAACTTGCACTTACACAAGCgcattcatactggggagaggccattcacctgctctgtctgtgggaagggattcattcagtcaggacacttgctgacacaccagcgggttcatgctggggagaggccgttcatctgctctgttTGTGGCAAGAAATTCATTCAGTCAGGACACCTGCTAAAACACCAGCGAGTCCACCAGTGATTCCCGAGGTTGGACTCTGCTGTTTTACTGCTGTTAATCCCGTTTAAGATTGACAGAGTCAGACCATAGTAGGCATGTTCCTGCTGATGGTGATCCCTATAACTGGCTGGAGTTCAATATTCTGAGGAGATCACTGATTTTCGAGGCTGCAGTGTCCCAATCTTTCCCCTAAATTCAAGAACTctcgggcagcacaatggcgcagtgggttagcgctgctgcctcacggcaccaaggtcccaggttcgatcccggctctgggtcactgtccttgtggagtttgcacattctccccgtgtttacatgggtttcgcccccacaacccaaagatgtgcagggtaggtggattggccacgctaaattgcccctcaattggaaaaaaataattgggtgctctaaatttaaaacaaaaaattcaAGAACTCTCAGCAGGAACTTGTTTGTAATACAATTATGAAGTTATATTTGAATCCTATATTGACCTTTGGGGCAATTTCTACAATTCCGTGTCCAAAAGGATCTATTTATTAATATCTCCAATTAGAAGGTGCTGTTTAATCCTTGCTGACAATTCTTCCCGACTTGTGCATTCTTCACAGCGACATCTCTATTGTGGAATTAAATTATCAAGGGACATGAAACAAAATGGTGGAATATT harbors:
- the LOC119951305 gene encoding zinc finger protein 229-like, with the translated sequence MDTGNVEKPWKCGDCGKGFNYPSQLEIHRRSHTGERPFTCSVCGKGFNQAFTLTAHQRIHTEEKPFSCPSCGKRFRQSSTLTAHQRLHTGERPFTCSVCEEGFTYLASLRSHRRIHTEEKPFVCISCGKSFRQSGTLTAHRRLHTGETPFSCTCCGKRFKRSGDLAAHQRVHTGERPFTCSECGKGFIQSSHLLTHQRIHTEERPFNCTCCGKRFKRPADLDVHKRVHTGERPFTCSECGKGFTNASILLQHQRIHTEKKPFTCTSCGKSFRQSSNLTAHKRIHSGERSFTCSVCGKGFAHSAGLLLHKRTHTGEKPFTCSVCGKGFTQSGNLHLHKRIHTGERPFTCSVCGKGFIQSGHLLTHQRVHAGERPFICSVCGKKFIQSGHLLKHQRVHQ